The genomic segment TCTACTTTCCACTGGCTTGCCCGTCTGGGCGCGCCCGGGGTATTCGCCGTTTCGCTGGTGGATGCGACGATCATTCCGCTGGCGGTCCCAGGAAGTACCGATTTGCTCCTGCTTTGGCTGATCTCCAGGGGTAGCAATCCCTACCTGCTGGTGAGCTGCGGGGTCATAGGCAGCCTGATCGGTGGGTGGACCACGTGGCGGCTGGGCAAGAAAGGCGGAGAAGCGGCAATTGGCCGCTACGTGCCGCCCCGGCTCCAGAAACGCGTTCAGGGCTGGGCGCAGAAGCATCCTATGCTCGCCGTGTTCCTGCCGGCCATTCTGCCTCCGCCGATCCCGCTGTGGCCGTTCCTGCTGGCCGCGGGTGCTTTGGGAGCAACTGCCAGACGCTTTCTACTCGCATTTGGAGCGGGGCGGACGCTTCGCTACTCGCTGATGGGGTGGTTAGCGATACGGTATGGCAGGCACATCATCAAAGCCTGGTCCGCGACGCTTGAAAAGTGGTCTGCTCCGATTATGTGGACTTTCACCATTCTGACCGTCGCCGGGCTGGCCTTCAGTATCTGGAAATTGCGCCGCTCGGCCGCTCGCGAGGCCAACCGGCCGGGAAACGCGAACGATTCTGAGCAACCGCTACCCCGTAAAAACTACTCTCAACTGACATGACGCGCTCGATCGAAGACGCCAACGAACTCTCCTCGCTCGACGCCCAAGTCCTGCGGGAGATCCACACCGATGGCTGGCAGATCACCGGCGTGCTGGACCGCGAACCGGACACCGACTCCGGATTCGCTTATTCGATTGGCTTCTTCCATTCCCTGGGCCATCCTGAAGTGATTCTCTTTGGCCTGCCGCTCGATACATGCATGAGCGCGGTCAACGTCATCGGTATCGACGTCCAGAACGGCATGCACTTCGAGCAGGATCGCGCCTACGAGGGCATC from the Occallatibacter riparius genome contains:
- a CDS encoding VTT domain-containing protein, which codes for MSFSFLESGAAAAGGKKSSTFHWLARLGAPGVFAVSLVDATIIPLAVPGSTDLLLLWLISRGSNPYLLVSCGVIGSLIGGWTTWRLGKKGGEAAIGRYVPPRLQKRVQGWAQKHPMLAVFLPAILPPPIPLWPFLLAAGALGATARRFLLAFGAGRTLRYSLMGWLAIRYGRHIIKAWSATLEKWSAPIMWTFTILTVAGLAFSIWKLRRSAAREANRPGNANDSEQPLPRKNYSQLT
- a CDS encoding DUF4262 domain-containing protein, with the protein product MTRSIEDANELSSLDAQVLREIHTDGWQITGVLDREPDTDSGFAYSIGFFHSLGHPEVILFGLPLDTCMSAVNVIGIDVQNGMHFEQDRAYEGILRQPHRVCFKEIDRKHYRDYVGYALWFYEADPFPLYQCIWSDEMGRFPWEPGCSAYCRDGQPLLFLR